In Verrucomicrobiota bacterium, one DNA window encodes the following:
- a CDS encoding SinR family protein: MKKVLIISYDLTKPGQSYEPLIQRIKGLGDWARLGGSAYLVFTQYTPVQVRDHLWAVIDKSDKIFVGTCPPPAAWEGMPKDVSDWILARMK, from the coding sequence AATAATTTCCTACGATTTGACCAAACCTGGTCAGTCCTATGAGCCTTTGATCCAAAGAATCAAAGGACTCGGCGATTGGGCACGTCTTGGCGGTTCTGCCTATTTGGTTTTTACTCAATACACCCCAGTTCAAGTCAGAGATCATCTTTGGGCAGTCATTGACAAATCAGATAAGATTTTTGTTGGGACTTGTCCGCCTCCCGCAGCATGGGAGGGTATGCCTAAAGACGTTAGTGATTGGATTCTCGCAAGGATGAAATAG